Proteins from a genomic interval of Scomber japonicus isolate fScoJap1 chromosome 10, fScoJap1.pri, whole genome shotgun sequence:
- the derl1 gene encoding derlin-1 → MSDIGDWFRSIPFITRSWFAASLAVPFLGKFGLIDPRNLLLAPELFFNKFHLWRPVTATLYFPVYPNTGFLFLVNLYFLYHYSSRLETGAFDGRPADYIFMLFFNWICIVITGLLMNMQLLMIPLIMSVLYIWAQFNKDTIVSFWFGTRFKAHYLPWVILVFNFIIGGSFVNELVGNLVGHLYFFLMFKYPMDLGGRSFLTTPEFLYRFFPNRRGGVSGFGEPPSRRPAAQEQAGGGGGGGGRHNWGHGFRLGGE, encoded by the exons ATGTCAGACATCGGGGACTGGTTCAGAAGCATCCCGTTCATCACCCGGTCCTGGTTCGCTGCCTCGCTCGCTGTTCCCTTCCTGGGGAAATTTGGGCTGATTGATCCCAGGAACCTCTTGCTGGCGCCGGAGTTGTTCTTTAACAAATTTCAT CTCTGGAGACCAGTGACGGCCACCCTGTATTTCCCAGTATACCCTAACACCGGGTTCCTGTTCCTTGTCAACCTGTATTTCCTCTACCATTACTCCTCACGGctagagacag GGGCGTTTGATGGCAGACCGGCAGACTACATATTCATGCTCTTCTTCAACTGGATCTGCATTGTT ATAACTGGGCTGCTGATGAACATGCAG CTGCTGATGATTCCGTTGATCATGTCGGTTCTTTACATCTGGGCTCAATTCAACAAAGACACGATTGTGTCCTTCTGGTTCGGAACGAGATTCAAG GCACATTATCTACCATGGGTCATCCTCGTCTTCAACTTCATCATCGGAGGATC GTTTGTGAATGAGCTGGTCGGGAACCTTGTGGGTCACCTCTACTTCTTCCTCATGTTCAAATACCCCATGGACCTGGGAGGACGCTCATTCCTCACCACACCAGAGTTCCT GTATCGGTTCTTCCCTaacaggaggggaggggtgTCGGGCTTCGGAGAACCTCCCAGCAGGAGACCAGCTGCCCAGGAGCAGgcgggtggaggaggaggaggaggtggacgCCACAACTGGGGCCATGGCTTCCGTCTGGGGGGTGAATGA